Proteins found in one Balneola sp. genomic segment:
- the ribB gene encoding 3,4-dihydroxy-2-butanone-4-phosphate synthase, with amino-acid sequence MIIVVDDEDRENEGDFLMAGEMATTQAINFMVTHGRGLVCVPVTKKVAEKFRLNNMVVEGADPDEANFTISIDHKRLTTTGISAADRANTILELTKEDSKPGDFRRPGHIFPLIGAEGGVLRRAGHTEAALDLARLAGLQPVGVICEIMLENGEMARVPDLAKMAKEFDMKFVTIKDLIAYRNENESLVKEVMEVNMPTMYGDFTLHAFEETLTGDIHLALTKGSWTKDEPVLTRVHSSDLIGDIFGARNADTSELLHQAMLQVERMGTGIVLYMNRNQRGSVLVNQLRTLKAMQDGKLPRQQEEINNNPKKGDSKDYGVGAQILRSLGVRKLQLLTNNPVKRIGIKSFGLEIVDQITFEDDLDIFSPNKTSLEK; translated from the coding sequence ATGATCATCGTTGTTGACGATGAGGACAGGGAAAATGAAGGTGATTTTTTAATGGCTGGAGAGATGGCTACTACCCAAGCCATAAACTTTATGGTTACTCATGGTCGAGGCCTGGTTTGTGTCCCCGTCACTAAAAAAGTAGCAGAGAAGTTCCGCCTTAATAATATGGTTGTTGAAGGGGCTGATCCTGATGAAGCGAATTTCACAATTTCTATCGATCATAAACGACTTACTACCACCGGAATTTCTGCCGCTGATCGCGCCAATACCATACTGGAACTAACAAAAGAAGATTCTAAACCCGGAGATTTTCGAAGGCCAGGACATATTTTCCCTCTTATAGGAGCAGAGGGCGGTGTACTGCGAAGAGCTGGTCATACCGAAGCAGCTTTGGATTTGGCCAGGTTAGCCGGACTTCAACCCGTAGGCGTAATTTGTGAGATTATGCTTGAAAATGGGGAAATGGCCCGGGTTCCTGATCTAGCAAAGATGGCGAAAGAATTTGATATGAAGTTCGTCACCATCAAAGATTTGATTGCCTATCGGAATGAAAATGAGAGCCTGGTAAAAGAAGTGATGGAGGTAAATATGCCTACCATGTATGGCGACTTCACCCTTCACGCTTTTGAAGAAACACTTACTGGAGATATCCATCTTGCTTTAACAAAAGGAAGCTGGACAAAAGACGAGCCTGTACTAACCCGTGTTCACTCCTCCGATTTGATTGGTGATATTTTTGGAGCCAGAAATGCTGATACTAGTGAACTCCTACATCAGGCAATGCTGCAAGTTGAGCGAATGGGAACGGGTATTGTGCTCTATATGAACCGTAACCAGCGAGGTTCTGTGTTGGTTAATCAACTTAGAACTCTGAAGGCTATGCAGGATGGGAAACTTCCTCGTCAACAAGAGGAAATTAACAATAATCCCAAAAAGGGAGACTCCAAAGACTACGGAGTAGGTGCCCAGATACTACGTTCATTAGGGGTTCGCAAATTACAGCTGCTCACGAATAATCCTGTAAAACGGATTGGTATAAAAAGCTTCGGTCTGGAAATTGTGGACCAGATCACTTTTGAAGATGATCTGGATATTTTTAGTCCTAATAAGACTTCTTTGGAAAAATAA
- the yajC gene encoding preprotein translocase subunit YajC encodes MHTLAFLFMGNPNDPNSGFINLVFLGGIFLVFYFFIIRPQSQRQKEIQRKVSEMKKGDKVVTSSGIIGVLNAIEDDSVLVEVGSNVKIRFLKNAITDVNPNKPEKKEKGSK; translated from the coding sequence ATGCATACACTAGCATTTCTATTCATGGGAAACCCTAACGATCCAAATAGTGGATTCATCAACCTGGTTTTTCTTGGGGGTATTTTCCTGGTATTCTATTTCTTCATCATTCGCCCACAAAGTCAGCGTCAGAAAGAAATTCAACGTAAAGTTTCTGAAATGAAAAAGGGAGATAAAGTGGTTACATCTTCCGGTATCATTGGTGTGCTAAATGCAATCGAAGACGATTCTGTATTAGTAGAAGTAGGAAGTAACGTCAAAATCCGCTTCCTGAAAAATGCGATTACTGATGTAAATCCAAATAAACCGGAAAAGAAAGAAAAGGGTAGCAAGTAA
- a CDS encoding fatty acid oxidation complex subunit alpha FadJ translates to MSYLTITHKNSVAVLSLDKPGEKVNTLDESMMEQFDVFLDELHQNDELNGAVLISGKENNFIAGADIEMFKVRDTAEAMQQLSTDGNAILNKITASKKPFVVAIHGSCMGGGLELSLACHYRIATNHPKTVLALPEVKLGVIPGTGGTQRLPRTIGIQKALGYMLTGGNIYARTAKRIGLVDELTHKDALEEAAIKAVHKISEAGGAVNRKDRRSFVEKVLESNPIGRNIIFSQARKKTLAQTKGNYPAPLLIIDSVKYGYQKGLEKGLENEARLFGEAGATFESKALVNLFFAMTDAKKNPLEGKQVPIKTIGVLGAGLMGSGVADVSVNKGGYSVLLKDQTPEAAAKGEKVIWDGLNKKASKRIITRFERDQIASRVTGTDSYNVFGKADLVIEAVFEDLDLKRRIVAEVEAITSDRCIFATNTSSLPIVDIAEGAKRPENIIGMHYFSPVQKMPLLEIIITPQTADWVTATAYEVGVKQGKTVIVVNDGPGFYTTRILAPYMNEALLLLEEGASIEFLDKVMKKFGYPVGPMALLDEVGFDVGAHVGETMSPVFNARGGKSSTKAKELMDAGFLGRKNKKGLYNYDGKKKSPNSDIYSFFGGSSRNNIDAETAQLRMALMMVNEAAYCLQEEILKSPTDGDLGAILGLGFPPFTGGPFRYIDQLGAQQVVDHLNGFAEKFGPRFKPAPILEDYIKNGKRFHHS, encoded by the coding sequence ATGAGCTATTTAACGATTACTCATAAAAACTCCGTCGCTGTTCTTAGCCTGGACAAACCAGGGGAAAAGGTCAATACGCTTGACGAATCCATGATGGAGCAATTCGATGTTTTTTTGGATGAGCTTCATCAAAATGACGAATTAAATGGCGCTGTCCTCATAAGTGGTAAAGAGAACAATTTCATTGCTGGAGCAGACATTGAGATGTTTAAAGTCCGAGATACCGCAGAAGCCATGCAGCAACTCAGCACGGATGGAAATGCTATTTTAAATAAGATTACTGCTTCTAAAAAACCTTTCGTTGTCGCTATTCATGGAAGCTGTATGGGAGGTGGACTTGAGCTATCTCTAGCCTGCCATTACCGAATTGCTACCAACCATCCCAAAACTGTACTGGCTCTCCCGGAAGTTAAACTTGGAGTTATTCCAGGTACCGGAGGAACACAACGACTACCTAGAACCATCGGTATTCAAAAAGCTCTTGGGTATATGCTAACAGGGGGGAATATCTATGCCAGAACGGCCAAAAGAATTGGCCTGGTAGATGAGCTCACCCATAAAGATGCTCTTGAAGAAGCTGCAATCAAAGCTGTTCATAAAATTTCTGAAGCAGGAGGCGCTGTTAACCGAAAAGATCGGAGATCGTTTGTAGAGAAAGTATTGGAGAGCAATCCCATTGGCCGGAACATCATCTTCTCTCAAGCAAGGAAGAAAACCCTGGCACAAACAAAGGGTAATTACCCTGCTCCTTTACTCATTATTGATTCTGTCAAATATGGCTACCAAAAAGGACTGGAAAAGGGATTAGAAAATGAAGCCCGATTATTTGGCGAAGCTGGAGCAACCTTCGAGTCCAAAGCTTTAGTCAATCTTTTCTTTGCAATGACTGATGCAAAAAAGAATCCACTGGAAGGAAAACAGGTGCCCATTAAAACGATTGGTGTATTAGGAGCCGGACTTATGGGCTCCGGGGTTGCAGATGTAAGTGTGAATAAAGGTGGCTATTCCGTCTTATTGAAAGATCAAACTCCTGAAGCTGCTGCTAAAGGAGAAAAAGTGATTTGGGATGGCCTAAATAAAAAAGCTTCAAAGAGAATCATTACTCGTTTTGAACGAGATCAAATTGCAAGCCGAGTAACCGGAACCGATTCTTATAACGTATTTGGAAAAGCTGATCTGGTTATTGAAGCAGTATTCGAAGATCTAGATCTCAAAAGAAGAATTGTTGCTGAAGTAGAGGCAATCACTTCTGACAGATGCATCTTTGCTACCAATACCTCCTCACTGCCTATTGTGGATATTGCAGAAGGAGCAAAACGACCCGAGAATATTATTGGAATGCATTACTTCTCACCGGTTCAGAAAATGCCTTTGCTTGAGATCATTATTACTCCCCAAACCGCAGACTGGGTAACTGCTACTGCCTATGAGGTTGGAGTTAAGCAGGGTAAAACAGTTATTGTAGTCAATGACGGACCCGGATTTTACACCACCAGAATTTTGGCACCTTATATGAACGAGGCCTTGCTCTTGCTTGAAGAAGGAGCTTCTATTGAATTCCTGGATAAAGTAATGAAGAAATTTGGCTACCCGGTAGGACCAATGGCTTTACTCGACGAGGTAGGGTTTGATGTAGGTGCCCACGTAGGTGAAACCATGTCCCCGGTTTTTAATGCGCGGGGAGGAAAATCATCCACAAAAGCCAAAGAGCTTATGGATGCCGGGTTCCTTGGCCGCAAAAATAAAAAGGGCTTGTACAACTATGACGGAAAGAAGAAATCTCCCAATTCCGATATCTATTCCTTTTTTGGAGGAAGCTCGAGAAATAATATAGATGCTGAAACAGCTCAACTCCGTATGGCTTTAATGATGGTGAATGAAGCTGCTTATTGTTTACAAGAAGAAATTCTCAAATCTCCTACCGATGGCGATTTAGGCGCCATCCTTGGATTGGGCTTCCCTCCTTTCACTGGTGGACCTTTCAGATATATCGATCAATTGGGAGCACAACAGGTTGTTGACCACTTGAATGGTTTCGCGGAGAAATTCGGACCAAGATTCAAACCTGCTCCGATTTTAGAAGATTATATCAAGAATGGAAAGAGATTTCATCATTCCTGA
- a CDS encoding thiolase family protein yields the protein MVKTNQYPFTPVFVDGARIPFLKSSTDYNDLLAYDLGRMAITGLLARNPIDPASIDRVIMGTVIQEVKTSNVARESALGAGIPNTVPAFTASMACISSNQAITSGVDLIRSGQAKIVLASGTETMSDIPVRFKKKFRQKVLEARKYKSPVEFLKFLKGLRFKDLMPELPAIAEFSTGETMGQSADRMAARFGVSRNDQDEYAMRSHHLAAKATETGFLDDELIPAKISPKFNVVSHDNGFRGDTSMEKLAKLRPAFIKPHGTITAGNASFLTDGASACFIMEEQTALSMGITPKAYLREYNFVSQDPGEELLLGPAYAIPKALDAMEMSLDDIDVFEIHEAFAGQVLSVLNALESKNFNESSLRRDNTIGRIPMDKLNTMGGSLSLGHPFGATGARLVTTAVNRLHREDGKYAMVSACAAGGQGHAMIIEKYEAGQ from the coding sequence ATGGTCAAAACAAATCAATATCCATTTACTCCTGTTTTTGTTGATGGAGCCCGAATCCCTTTTTTAAAGTCTAGTACAGACTATAATGACCTATTAGCTTACGACCTGGGAAGAATGGCTATAACCGGATTATTAGCAAGAAACCCTATTGATCCAGCTTCCATCGACAGGGTCATTATGGGCACTGTGATCCAGGAAGTAAAAACGAGTAATGTAGCTAGGGAAAGTGCGTTAGGAGCCGGGATTCCTAATACCGTCCCAGCATTTACTGCTTCAATGGCATGTATCTCCTCTAACCAGGCAATTACCAGCGGTGTTGATTTAATCCGATCAGGACAGGCAAAGATTGTATTAGCTTCCGGAACTGAAACCATGTCGGATATTCCAGTTCGATTTAAAAAGAAATTCCGGCAAAAAGTATTGGAAGCCAGAAAGTATAAATCTCCTGTAGAGTTCCTGAAATTCTTAAAAGGGTTAAGGTTCAAAGATTTAATGCCTGAACTCCCTGCTATCGCTGAATTTTCGACAGGAGAAACGATGGGGCAAAGTGCTGACCGAATGGCTGCACGATTTGGAGTAAGTAGAAATGATCAGGACGAATATGCGATGCGCTCCCATCACCTGGCAGCCAAAGCTACTGAAACAGGATTTCTAGATGATGAACTTATCCCTGCTAAAATATCTCCAAAGTTTAATGTGGTATCTCATGACAATGGTTTCAGAGGGGATACATCGATGGAGAAACTTGCTAAACTCAGACCTGCATTTATTAAACCGCATGGCACTATTACAGCAGGCAATGCTTCTTTCCTTACCGATGGAGCATCGGCATGTTTTATTATGGAGGAACAAACCGCACTTTCAATGGGAATTACTCCAAAAGCCTATTTAAGAGAATACAATTTTGTGTCTCAAGACCCGGGTGAGGAGTTATTGTTGGGGCCAGCCTATGCCATTCCAAAAGCTTTAGACGCTATGGAAATGAGCCTGGATGATATTGATGTATTCGAAATCCATGAAGCTTTTGCCGGACAGGTTTTATCGGTGCTGAATGCACTTGAATCTAAAAATTTTAACGAGTCTTCTCTAAGAAGGGACAACACAATCGGGCGAATCCCTATGGATAAACTCAACACTATGGGAGGCTCACTTTCTTTAGGGCATCCATTTGGAGCCACTGGGGCTCGTCTGGTTACTACTGCTGTGAATCGTTTGCATAGGGAAGATGGTAAATACGCCATGGTTTCTGCTTGCGCCGCTGGTGGACAGGGTCATGCTATGATCATTGAGAAGTATGAGGCTGGCCAATGA
- a CDS encoding GNAT family N-acetyltransferase, giving the protein MPEIKEVLSSELKAYKILVRKGFVEAEDSFRITPEDDKPEGFPTKNTKDSFTIGAYDGDQLIGVASFRREGENRRKLRHKGLLFRIYVDPNYRKQGLAGQMIQEIIDRVKLLEDIEQINLTVIPTNAHAKKLYEKFGFVTYGSEKKAIKWKSRYFDEDQMQLMLRR; this is encoded by the coding sequence ATGCCCGAAATCAAAGAAGTGCTCTCTAGCGAATTAAAAGCCTATAAAATCCTTGTTCGAAAAGGATTTGTGGAGGCAGAAGACAGTTTCAGAATTACCCCGGAGGACGACAAACCTGAAGGGTTTCCCACCAAAAATACTAAGGATAGTTTTACGATTGGAGCTTACGATGGAGACCAGCTTATTGGTGTAGCCAGTTTTAGGAGAGAAGGAGAAAATCGAAGAAAACTAAGGCATAAGGGTCTCCTCTTTCGAATTTATGTTGATCCCAATTACCGCAAGCAAGGGTTGGCTGGCCAGATGATCCAGGAAATCATTGATCGAGTAAAGCTCCTTGAGGATATTGAACAAATAAATCTTACGGTTATCCCTACTAATGCTCATGCAAAGAAACTTTATGAGAAGTTTGGTTTTGTTACCTATGGATCAGAAAAAAAGGCTATTAAGTGGAAGAGCCGCTACTTTGATGAAGATCAAATGCAGTTGATGTTGAGAAGATGA
- a CDS encoding N-acetyltransferase, whose amino-acid sequence MDLIIRQEEPADYTAVFELIEQAFATEELSDHQEQFLVERLRHSAAFIPELSLVAEIGSTIVGHILLTRIFIKSTQRTYKSLALAPVSVLPEYQRKGIGGSLIQYAHSGAKELGYQSVILLGHENYYPRFGYQQAHTFGIVLPFEAPKENCMAIPLTENGLKGVSGTVVYPKEFMV is encoded by the coding sequence ATGGATTTAATCATACGACAGGAAGAACCTGCGGACTATACGGCAGTTTTTGAGCTTATAGAACAGGCATTTGCAACAGAGGAGTTAAGCGATCACCAGGAGCAATTCCTTGTTGAGCGATTAAGGCATTCAGCGGCTTTTATTCCTGAACTTTCATTGGTCGCAGAAATTGGCTCAACCATAGTTGGACATATCTTATTAACCAGGATATTTATAAAAAGTACTCAACGAACCTATAAATCATTAGCTCTGGCTCCTGTTTCAGTATTACCTGAATACCAGAGAAAGGGAATTGGAGGATCTCTTATACAGTATGCACATTCTGGAGCCAAAGAATTAGGCTATCAATCTGTCATTCTGCTGGGCCATGAAAATTATTATCCAAGGTTTGGATACCAGCAAGCTCACACTTTTGGAATTGTACTCCCGTTCGAAGCTCCCAAAGAAAATTGTATGGCTATTCCCCTTACTGAGAACGGATTGAAAGGAGTAAGCGGAACCGTTGTATATCCAAAAGAATTTATGGTGTAA
- a CDS encoding ergothioneine biosynthesis protein EgtB translates to MSVTEIDLPQRLVKEHVLEQFKAIRAFSHFITDPLEPEDFVIQSMENASPTKWHLAHTSWFYETFVLGKYKAGFESLHPQYAYFFNSYYLQTGVPFTRANRGLLSRPTVKEVFEYRAYVNEQMESFIDQCDEETWSLVAPIIEIGNHHEQQHQELILTDLKYLLAQNPLLPIYREREVPEATLVGELTWTEFEEGLVEIGNKGNEFTYDNEHPHHRTFVQDFELANRLITNGEFLEFMEDGGYEKSPFWLDEGWSSLKKENWEAPLYWFKRDGEWMQFTLSGARKVSMSEPVTHISYFEADAFARWKGVRLPTEQEWEHACNGLEVAGNFVDEKAFHPMPNEGSGTGLNQMYGDVWEWTMSSYSPYPNYKPLPGALGEYNGKFMANQYVLRGGSCATSKSHIRKTYRNFFHTNARWQFSGIRLAR, encoded by the coding sequence ATGAGTGTTACCGAAATAGACCTTCCCCAACGATTAGTTAAAGAGCACGTACTTGAGCAATTCAAAGCAATTAGGGCTTTTTCTCATTTCATCACAGACCCGCTTGAGCCGGAAGATTTTGTTATTCAATCGATGGAAAATGCAAGTCCTACAAAATGGCACCTTGCTCATACCAGTTGGTTTTATGAAACCTTTGTTTTGGGTAAGTATAAAGCCGGTTTTGAAAGCCTTCATCCTCAGTACGCTTATTTCTTTAACTCATATTATTTACAAACCGGAGTTCCCTTTACAAGAGCCAACCGTGGTTTACTTTCCCGGCCAACGGTAAAAGAGGTATTTGAATACCGAGCTTATGTAAATGAACAAATGGAATCTTTCATTGATCAGTGTGATGAAGAAACCTGGTCACTGGTAGCACCAATCATTGAAATCGGGAATCATCATGAGCAGCAGCATCAGGAGCTTATTCTTACAGATTTGAAATACTTGCTTGCTCAAAACCCATTGTTACCAATTTATAGAGAAAGAGAAGTTCCGGAAGCTACACTGGTTGGCGAATTAACATGGACGGAATTTGAAGAGGGGTTGGTAGAAATCGGTAATAAAGGAAATGAGTTCACTTATGATAATGAGCACCCGCATCACAGAACTTTTGTTCAGGATTTTGAACTGGCGAACCGGTTGATTACCAATGGAGAATTTCTCGAATTTATGGAAGATGGTGGATATGAAAAGTCACCATTTTGGCTAGACGAAGGATGGTCTTCATTAAAAAAAGAAAACTGGGAAGCCCCTCTATATTGGTTTAAAAGAGACGGGGAATGGATGCAATTCACTCTTTCAGGAGCAAGGAAGGTTAGCATGAGTGAGCCGGTAACTCATATCAGCTATTTTGAAGCCGATGCTTTTGCTAGATGGAAAGGAGTACGTTTGCCAACCGAGCAAGAGTGGGAGCATGCCTGCAATGGATTAGAAGTTGCCGGTAATTTTGTTGATGAAAAAGCTTTTCACCCGATGCCAAATGAAGGTTCTGGTACCGGTTTAAATCAGATGTATGGAGATGTTTGGGAATGGACTATGAGTAGTTATTCACCCTACCCAAATTATAAACCTCTCCCAGGAGCTTTGGGTGAGTATAATGGCAAATTCATGGCTAATCAGTATGTACTCAGAGGAGGCTCATGTGCTACATCTAAATCACACATCCGAAAAACCTATAGAAATTTTTTCCATACCAATGCCCGATGGCAATTCAGTGGGATAAGATTAGCACGTTAA
- the egtD gene encoding L-histidine N(alpha)-methyltransferase, with product MLKEVMHGMNQTPKALPSKYFYDEKGSRLFDEITELEEYYPTRTERLILEENVDSISAELGDKVLLIEPGSGSSEKTKILLSKMDSICCYIPIDISGDYLGQVAEGLREEFPGIDIQPLAVDYTHPFEVPDIYNSSRRVVFFPGSTIGNFKKGTVVRFFEVIADILGKDGAMLIGVDLKKDVKVLEDAYNDAREVTAAFNKNMLKHLNREIGTDFDLDAYDHKAVWNQEAGRIEMRLYANKQHSVKVNGNSFVLEEGEFIHTENSHKYSLSEFEELVSPWFKVVKVWSDQNNLFSVQYLEPV from the coding sequence ATGCTCAAAGAAGTTATGCATGGAATGAATCAAACACCTAAAGCCCTGCCCAGCAAGTATTTTTATGATGAGAAGGGATCACGATTGTTTGATGAGATTACAGAACTGGAAGAATACTATCCAACAAGAACAGAGCGGTTAATCCTGGAAGAAAACGTAGATAGTATTTCTGCGGAGCTGGGAGATAAAGTGCTGTTGATTGAACCAGGAAGTGGTAGCAGTGAAAAAACTAAAATTCTGCTCTCCAAAATGGATTCGATTTGTTGCTATATCCCTATAGATATTTCAGGAGATTATTTAGGTCAGGTTGCTGAAGGGTTGAGGGAAGAATTTCCAGGGATTGATATTCAACCCCTTGCTGTCGATTATACCCATCCTTTTGAGGTACCTGATATTTATAATTCATCCAGGCGGGTAGTATTTTTTCCAGGGTCAACAATCGGAAATTTCAAAAAGGGTACTGTAGTACGTTTCTTTGAGGTAATAGCTGATATTCTTGGAAAGGACGGAGCGATGCTGATTGGTGTTGATCTCAAGAAAGATGTTAAAGTACTGGAAGATGCATACAACGACGCAAGAGAAGTAACAGCGGCGTTCAATAAAAATATGCTCAAACATCTGAACAGAGAAATAGGAACTGATTTTGATCTGGATGCTTATGATCACAAAGCGGTTTGGAATCAGGAGGCTGGGCGGATTGAGATGAGGTTATATGCCAACAAACAGCATAGTGTAAAGGTAAATGGAAATAGCTTTGTTCTCGAGGAAGGAGAATTCATCCATACTGAAAACTCTCATAAGTACTCGCTATCGGAGTTTGAGGAATTAGTTTCCCCTTGGTTTAAGGTAGTTAAGGTTTGGAGTGATCAGAATAATCTATTTAGTGTTCAGTATCTCGAACCTGTCTAG
- a CDS encoding 1-acylglycerol-3-phosphate O-acyltransferase: protein MGRSIRLIEYVRSIVGIIFFTLLFILVIPISFILVLFMGGRLGDLAVQRFAPAIAIPVMKVIGIHYKRKYHGPRFTQPAMYIINHSSTLDILTLMALGIPKLRYVAKWELQYFPIFFIMGKLTGQVFIKRQNSEKAVSTLQKTYNHLKRNNRSVMIAPEGSRKHEGIIGPFKKGAFRMAIDLGYPIVPIYFEGNNELSIGGSIMSKSGTLTTHFHPSIDTSNWSIETLDEHIEEVRDLYLKWAGVEG from the coding sequence ATGGGTAGATCTATTAGGCTTATTGAATACGTAAGGAGTATAGTCGGAATAATTTTCTTTACGTTACTTTTTATTCTTGTCATTCCAATCTCATTCATTCTTGTTTTATTTATGGGAGGAAGACTTGGAGATCTAGCTGTACAGCGTTTCGCTCCAGCTATTGCAATTCCTGTAATGAAAGTAATTGGGATACACTACAAGAGAAAGTATCATGGACCCAGATTTACCCAGCCTGCCATGTATATCATCAATCACAGCTCAACACTAGATATACTTACATTAATGGCACTTGGAATCCCAAAACTACGATATGTTGCTAAATGGGAACTTCAATATTTTCCAATATTCTTCATAATGGGGAAATTAACAGGTCAGGTTTTCATCAAACGCCAGAATAGTGAAAAGGCAGTTTCTACGCTTCAAAAGACATACAATCATCTAAAAAGGAATAATCGCTCCGTGATGATTGCTCCGGAAGGATCCCGAAAACATGAAGGAATAATTGGGCCTTTTAAAAAAGGAGCATTCAGAATGGCCATCGACCTGGGGTACCCAATTGTACCTATCTATTTTGAGGGGAATAACGAGTTAAGTATTGGAGGGTCCATCATGTCTAAAAGTGGAACCTTAACGACACACTTTCATCCATCTATTGATACCTCTAATTGGAGTATTGAAACGCTTGATGAGCATATAGAAGAAGTGAGGGATCTCTATCTAAAATGGGCTGGAGTTGAGGGGTAG
- a CDS encoding YraN family protein, translating to MTETHRHIGNKAEDLACEFLLTKGWEILDRNYYSGHSEVDIIAKDDSFIVFLEVKMRSSTKFGSPLEHVTEAKVAHVFKAAETWVIENNAHDSPLRFDVISILKEENLPPLIEHIPDAFR from the coding sequence GTGACTGAAACTCATCGCCATATCGGAAATAAAGCAGAAGACCTGGCTTGTGAGTTTTTATTAACTAAGGGATGGGAAATTTTGGACCGGAATTATTACTCCGGGCATTCTGAAGTTGACATCATTGCTAAAGATGATTCCTTTATTGTATTTCTGGAAGTAAAAATGCGCTCATCCACAAAGTTTGGGTCTCCTTTGGAACACGTAACGGAAGCAAAAGTAGCCCACGTTTTCAAAGCGGCAGAAACATGGGTAATAGAAAATAATGCCCACGACTCCCCTCTTCGTTTTGATGTGATCAGTATTCTTAAAGAAGAAAATCTCCCTCCTTTAATTGAGCATATTCCGGATGCCTTTCGCTAA